Proteins from a single region of Rhipicephalus sanguineus isolate Rsan-2018 chromosome 5, BIME_Rsan_1.4, whole genome shotgun sequence:
- the LOC119393291 gene encoding prostatic acid phosphatase, whose amino-acid sequence MDARIPPPLLLLLLLLSALQVLSIALAETTPDLAMASDVGGNGDQLRLVHVAALFRHGERASLTTFPGDPNQHYVWPMGRGQLTNRGRQTMYALGKWLRERYARFLTHDVREVRARSSPVPRCFDSVAILLYGLYPAVDKERQWKHGQDWQPVAIMSPPDGTDKYATLCLPRFLESLSALYATEVPCSLVDKRLPQPQTETAAPRRFATAGSILDFVATVANVTDKPGVARFAATSRIVDALFVNHENGLPLPEWGTKHIRQLFWLNEMLVEFIGKYQKDNMAGALLKDFVASMKPAHAGGGVMLTQGQDETNKGPKVTLYSYHDMNVAGAIVGLNGTLSGRPSYGAAIILEVFARSGTSDAAADKFVRLLYKLSNQHATSIPVEGCADPCPLQKFDQILERKFKPVTRAQCGWSEHQPLL is encoded by the exons ATGGACGCTCGGATCCCgccgccactgctgctgctgctgctactgctatcGGCGCTTCAAGTCTTGTCGATCGCGCTGGCTGAAACGACGCCAGACCTCGCCATGGCCTCCGACGTCGGTGGGAACGGCGACCAGCTGCGTCTAGTGCATGTGGCCGCACTGTTCCGTCACGGGGAACGCGCGTCGCTTACGACGTTTCCTGGAGACCCCAACCAACACTACGTGTGGCCCATGGGACGCGGGCAGCTCACCAACAGGGGTCGCCAGACCATGTACGCTCTCGGAAAATGGCTACGCGAGCGTTACGCGCGCTTCCTCACTCACGACGTGCGAGAG GTGAGGGCCCGAAGCAGCCCTGTGCCCCGATGCTTCGACAGCGTCGCGATTCTCCTGTACGGCCTGTACCCAGCCGTGGACAAGGAAAGACAATGGAAGCATGGCCAGGACTGGCAGCCGGTGGCCATCATGAGCCCGCCCGATGGTACGGACAAGTACGCAACGCTCTGTCTGCCGCGCTTCCTAGAGAGCCTGAGCGCGCTGTACGCCACCGAAGTGCCTTGCTCCTTGGTTGACAAGCGGCTACCTCAACCGCAAACCGAGACAGCGGCACCGCGGAGATTCGCTACCGCAGGCAGCATACTCGACTTCGTGGCAACTGTGGCCAACGTCACCGATAAGCCCGGTGTGGCGCGATTCGCGGCTACGTCCCGCATCGTAGATGCCCTATTCGTGAACCACGAGAACGGCCTGCCACTGCCCGAGTGGGGCACGAAGCACATTCGACAGCTCTTTTGGCTCAACGAGATGCTGGTCGAGTTTATCGGAAAGTACCAGAAGGACAACATGGCCGGCGCCCTGCTCAAGGACTTCGTAGCGAGCATGAAACCCGCACATGCTGGTGGAGGCGTGATGCTCACTCAGGGACAAGACGAAACCAATAAGGGTCCCAAGGTGACGCTCTACTCCTATCACGACATGAACGTCGCCGGCGCCATTGTGGGCTTGAATGGCACGCTGAGTGGCAGGCCTTCGTACGGAGCCGCCATCATACTCGAAGTGTTTGCTCGCAGCGGCACTtctgacgccgccgccgacaaatTCGTCAGGCTTTTGTACAAGCTGAGTAACCAACATGCAACTAGCATTCCCGTGGAGGGCTGCGCCGACCCTTGTCCTCTGCAGAAGTTCGACCAGATCCTTGAGCGCAAATTCAAGCCAGTGACAAGGGCGCAGTGTGGTTGGAGCGAGCACCAACCTCTTTTGTGA